From a region of the Chondrinema litorale genome:
- a CDS encoding response regulator transcription factor produces the protein MNNILLIEDEQNVAAFIKKGLEEDGYQVLVAYDGNSGLDLLAQSEVDLIILDIILPGLNGLEVCKKIRKSLHKACPILMLTALGTTDNIVKGLDAGADDYLAKPFKFKELLARARALLRRKNRIPAEETQLKIADLELNQNAKTAIRAHQEIKLTSTEYRLLEFFMKNQRTVLSRIDLLENVWDINFNMGTNVVDVYVNYLRNKVDKGFDSKLIHTVVGMGYIMKEE, from the coding sequence ATGAACAACATATTATTAATTGAAGATGAGCAGAATGTAGCTGCTTTTATAAAGAAGGGTTTAGAAGAAGACGGATATCAAGTACTGGTTGCTTATGATGGCAATTCTGGCTTGGATTTATTGGCTCAAAGTGAAGTAGATTTAATAATTCTAGATATAATTCTTCCGGGATTAAATGGCCTAGAAGTGTGCAAAAAAATTAGAAAAAGTCTGCATAAAGCGTGTCCGATTCTGATGCTAACAGCATTAGGAACAACAGATAACATAGTAAAAGGCTTGGATGCAGGTGCAGATGATTATCTTGCAAAGCCGTTTAAGTTTAAAGAATTATTAGCCAGAGCCAGGGCACTTTTAAGAAGAAAAAACAGGATTCCTGCTGAAGAAACTCAACTTAAAATTGCTGATTTGGAGCTGAACCAAAATGCAAAAACTGCAATTAGAGCTCATCAAGAAATTAAACTGACTTCAACTGAATACCGTTTGCTAGAATTCTTTATGAAAAACCAGCGAACTGTACTTTCACGAATCGATTTGTTAGAGAATGTGTGGGATATCAATTTTAATATGGGTACCAATGTGGTAGATGTATATGTGAATTACCTTAGAAATAAGGTCGATAAAGGTTTTGATTCAAAACTAATTCACACAGTTGTAGGTATGGGCTATATTATGAAAGAAGAATGA
- a CDS encoding HAMP domain-containing sensor histidine kinase — MKIRSKITLVFTLLTGSLLAIIFILVFFFSYQYTEKEFFRRLFERAYIIGQSYLEKDEVSEQIYDQILKKHYQILPEEEEAVFQVNVSRKTIDKRSNGKYSDKFIEMVFKQKHAEQKFDDGYRVGILYTDNEGDFIVVVSANNPYGEAKMNNLRNILLVAFVSSLFVIYLFGRYYAGKVLKPISKITRRANEITATNLHLRIDTGNKKDELAELAITFNNMLDRLEISFDQQNNFVNNASHELKNPLAVILGETEVTLNKERSAEEYKVALHTVEKEAQRLELLVNSLLKLAQVGHKNEGLMIESVRIDELVIEAKDALDSSRPENNILFDFSDLPDRYDELVVTGNYNLLKVALTNILDNACKFSKNQEVIVKVTVLDSSVEISIKDKGVGVPAEAFKNISEPFFRAPNVRGIKGFGIGLSLSQRIINLHRGKLLIDSELEKGTEVKIIIPIHLPKFLGLKF, encoded by the coding sequence ATGAAAATAAGAAGCAAAATCACTTTGGTATTTACCCTTCTAACAGGGTCGCTGTTGGCCATTATCTTTATATTAGTTTTCTTTTTTTCTTATCAATATACAGAAAAAGAGTTTTTCAGACGCTTGTTTGAAAGAGCTTACATTATAGGTCAGTCTTATTTGGAAAAGGATGAAGTAAGCGAGCAGATTTACGACCAGATTCTTAAAAAGCATTATCAGATACTTCCAGAAGAAGAGGAAGCTGTGTTTCAGGTGAATGTGTCTAGAAAAACCATCGATAAAAGATCAAATGGAAAATACTCCGACAAGTTTATTGAAATGGTTTTTAAGCAAAAACACGCAGAGCAAAAGTTTGACGATGGCTACCGAGTAGGCATACTTTACACAGATAATGAAGGTGATTTTATCGTGGTTGTTTCGGCAAATAACCCGTACGGAGAAGCCAAGATGAATAACCTCAGAAATATCCTTTTGGTTGCTTTTGTATCGTCATTGTTCGTGATCTACCTTTTTGGCAGATACTATGCAGGAAAAGTACTGAAACCAATTTCTAAAATTACTAGAAGAGCCAATGAGATTACTGCTACTAATCTGCATTTGCGAATAGATACTGGAAACAAAAAAGATGAACTTGCTGAGCTTGCCATTACTTTTAACAACATGCTCGACAGGTTAGAAATCAGTTTTGATCAGCAAAATAACTTTGTAAACAATGCTTCACACGAACTAAAAAATCCGCTTGCAGTAATCTTAGGAGAAACCGAAGTAACCTTAAACAAAGAGCGATCTGCAGAAGAATACAAAGTGGCTTTACATACAGTAGAAAAAGAAGCTCAGCGATTAGAACTTTTAGTGAACAGCCTGTTAAAACTGGCACAGGTTGGTCACAAAAACGAAGGTTTAATGATTGAGTCTGTAAGGATAGATGAATTAGTAATCGAAGCAAAAGATGCGTTAGATAGTTCACGCCCGGAGAACAATATATTATTTGATTTCTCTGATTTACCCGACAGATATGATGAGCTGGTTGTTACTGGCAATTATAATCTATTAAAAGTAGCCTTAACCAATATTCTCGATAACGCCTGTAAATTCTCTAAGAATCAGGAAGTTATCGTGAAAGTGACCGTTTTAGATAGCTCTGTGGAAATCTCTATAAAAGACAAAGGAGTCGGAGTTCCTGCAGAAGCATTTAAAAACATATCAGAACCTTTTTTCCGTGCGCCAAATGTGCGTGGAATTAAAGGTTTTGGTATTGGTCTTTCTCTTTCTCAAAGAATTATTAATCTGCATAGGGGAAAATTATTAATCGATTCTGAGTTGGAAAAGGGCACTGAAGTAAAAATCATCATCCCGATCCATTTACCAAAATTCTTAGGATTAAAATTCTAA
- a CDS encoding efflux RND transporter periplasmic adaptor subunit, translating into MKQKNIILYLGIILALVLSASLWGSFNESFNEEDEGVLATNSEGDNVFPVTHPVIMDTVYKTDYVADIQAVQHVELKAKVEGYLTEIHVDEGESVKKGQVLFTISKQEYQVELMKASAALNSAIAEARTAEVEVKSATELVDNNIVSETELERAHSNLESLKSHIEEAKSDEASAKLNLSYTEIKAPFDGVIDRIPNKIGSLVENGTLLTTISNNKEVYAYFNVSEKEYLDFMPSWSSNKEEKVSLIMANNEVYSYKGVIETVESKVDKSTGNIAFRAVFPNPELFLKHGFTGKVRIKKAIRNVLIIPQIATIESQDKMYVYVVDENNQVRRKSVTPLMEIPHLYVIDNDLSESDAIIYKGLQLVKDGDEVQTKLINFIDQDSKEDLAED; encoded by the coding sequence ATGAAGCAAAAGAATATTATACTGTATCTCGGAATCATATTAGCCTTAGTTCTAAGTGCATCTCTTTGGGGAAGTTTCAACGAAAGTTTCAACGAAGAAGATGAAGGCGTTTTGGCAACAAACTCAGAAGGTGACAACGTCTTTCCAGTTACTCACCCAGTTATAATGGATACGGTTTACAAAACCGATTATGTAGCTGATATTCAGGCAGTACAGCATGTAGAATTAAAAGCAAAGGTAGAAGGTTATCTCACAGAAATTCATGTAGATGAAGGCGAAAGTGTAAAAAAAGGGCAAGTGCTTTTTACCATTAGCAAACAAGAGTATCAAGTAGAATTAATGAAAGCTTCGGCTGCCTTAAATAGCGCCATTGCAGAAGCTAGAACTGCTGAGGTTGAAGTGAAAAGTGCCACCGAATTAGTAGACAATAATATAGTTTCGGAGACAGAATTAGAAAGAGCGCATTCGAATCTGGAATCTTTAAAATCGCATATCGAAGAAGCAAAATCAGACGAAGCCAGTGCAAAGCTTAATCTATCATACACAGAAATTAAAGCACCTTTTGATGGTGTGATCGATAGAATCCCTAACAAGATCGGCAGCTTGGTAGAAAATGGTACTTTGCTCACCACAATTTCTAACAACAAAGAAGTGTATGCTTACTTTAATGTTTCGGAGAAAGAATACCTCGATTTTATGCCATCTTGGAGTAGTAATAAGGAAGAAAAGGTATCTCTGATAATGGCAAATAATGAAGTTTATAGCTACAAAGGAGTCATCGAAACGGTTGAAAGCAAAGTTGATAAGAGTACAGGTAATATTGCTTTTAGAGCGGTTTTTCCAAATCCAGAATTGTTTTTAAAGCATGGTTTTACTGGCAAAGTAAGAATTAAAAAAGCCATTCGCAATGTTTTAATCATTCCTCAAATTGCTACTATAGAATCTCAGGATAAAATGTATGTATATGTGGTAGATGAGAATAATCAAGTTAGACGCAAAAGTGTAACTCCTTTAATGGAAATTCCTCATCTATATGTAATTGACAATGATCTCTCAGAATCTGATGCGATAATTTATAAAGGCCTTCAACTGGTTAAAGATGGAGACGAAGTGCAAACTAAACTAATCAACTTCATAGACCAAGACTCAAAGGAAGATTTGGCCGAAGACTAG
- a CDS encoding efflux RND transporter permease subunit, whose amino-acid sequence MFSRFIQRPVLSIVISLVITIMGLLAMFQLPISQFPDIAPPEVNVSAEFAGSNAETSIKAVIRPLEMAVNGVPNMRYMTSEAGNDGASTIQISFETGTDVNAAAVNVQNRISEVISKLPEEVRLYGVKVGKEINSMLMYLNISSSDTTMDEKFIHNFVHINILEELRRIKGVGFIDIKGQREYAIRIWLKPDRLAAYNLSADEVIEALQDQNVEAAPGTVGQSSMKEAQSMQYILKYTGRFTDEKEYENIPLKATKDGQILRVGDVADVELSTVNYDTYAKENGQPSAAIVIKQLPGSNAQEVIDRIKDKMEELKEKTFLPGMEYTMGYDVSRFLDASMKQVFKTFIEAFILVFIVVFIFLGDFRSTLIPAIAVPVSLLGTFFFIQLFGFSINMITLFALVLAIGIVVDDAIVVVEAVHAEMESSNANVKNATISAMKKIGGAIIAITLVMSAVYFPVSFMSGPVGIFYRQFSVTLAVAIILSGVVALTLTPALCTLILKDTHHQKDTKKTLISRFIDGFNNRYNRMSIRYRKLIGLIVNRRLITFGILITFCIATFGISSFVPGGFIPNEDQGILYANVLTPPGATVERTQEVVDQVQEEANKLDAVQSVSTLAGNNLFSDGTGSPYGTVLINLKDWNDRKESVAEISKIMKARTSHIKGASIDFVSPPAVPGYGNAGGFEFRFLGRAGNDDLKKMEVVMKDFITELEKRPEIQNAFSLFDNNYPQYLLHVDYDKAAQKGVSVNNAMGTLQTLLGSEWASDFIRYGKTYRVMVQAHPSYRALPEDVLKLYVKNDDEEMVPYSAFMEIERVLGPEQVTRFNMYTSATINGDTSPGFSSGDAIKAIQEVAKEKLPNGYDIAWSGMTYDEVAIGNQSVYIFIICLLFVYLLLCAQYESFLLPLPVILSLPVGVFGAFFLLFVFGLENNIYAQVALVMLIGMLGKNAILIVEFGIQKQQEGFTPLEAAIEGAASRLRPILMTSFAFTAGLIPLMFASGAGAIGNKTIGTAAAGGMLFGTIFGVIVIPGLYYMFASLAFKQNNEIEGNHTLEINQSN is encoded by the coding sequence ATGTTTAGCAGATTTATTCAGCGCCCGGTATTATCAATTGTAATATCACTGGTAATAACCATCATGGGTCTTTTGGCAATGTTTCAACTACCCATTTCGCAGTTTCCAGATATCGCGCCACCAGAGGTAAACGTAAGTGCAGAGTTTGCCGGTTCTAATGCCGAAACTTCTATTAAGGCTGTAATTCGACCTTTAGAGATGGCAGTAAACGGAGTGCCTAACATGCGCTACATGACTTCAGAAGCTGGTAACGATGGTGCCAGTACCATTCAAATTAGTTTCGAAACGGGAACAGATGTAAATGCAGCAGCGGTAAACGTTCAAAACAGAATTTCTGAGGTAATTAGTAAACTACCAGAAGAAGTAAGACTTTATGGAGTAAAGGTGGGTAAGGAGATTAACAGTATGTTGATGTACCTCAATATATCCAGTTCAGACACTACAATGGATGAAAAGTTTATCCACAACTTTGTTCATATAAATATTCTCGAAGAACTCAGAAGAATTAAAGGGGTTGGCTTTATTGATATTAAAGGACAGAGAGAATACGCCATTAGAATTTGGTTAAAGCCAGATAGGCTTGCTGCTTACAACCTTTCTGCCGATGAGGTAATTGAAGCATTACAAGATCAAAATGTAGAAGCTGCTCCTGGTACTGTTGGCCAAAGCTCTATGAAAGAAGCTCAGTCGATGCAATATATTCTAAAATATACTGGTCGATTTACAGATGAAAAGGAGTATGAAAACATTCCTCTAAAAGCGACTAAAGATGGTCAAATACTGAGAGTTGGAGATGTTGCAGATGTAGAGCTAAGTACGGTAAACTACGATACTTATGCCAAAGAAAATGGCCAACCTTCCGCAGCGATTGTGATTAAGCAGTTGCCTGGTTCTAATGCGCAAGAGGTAATCGATCGTATTAAGGATAAAATGGAGGAGTTGAAAGAGAAAACCTTTTTACCCGGAATGGAATACACGATGGGTTATGATGTTTCTCGCTTTTTAGATGCATCAATGAAACAAGTTTTCAAAACCTTTATAGAGGCATTTATACTGGTATTTATTGTTGTATTTATATTTCTGGGTGATTTTCGCTCAACACTTATTCCAGCAATTGCGGTACCTGTATCGCTTTTAGGTACTTTCTTTTTTATACAGTTGTTCGGCTTTTCTATTAACATGATAACATTGTTTGCACTAGTTCTGGCAATCGGCATTGTGGTAGACGATGCCATTGTGGTGGTAGAGGCTGTACACGCCGAAATGGAATCTTCTAATGCTAATGTTAAGAATGCTACTATCTCAGCTATGAAAAAGATCGGGGGAGCTATTATAGCGATTACGCTTGTAATGTCAGCCGTATACTTCCCCGTTTCTTTTATGTCTGGGCCTGTTGGTATTTTCTACAGACAATTTTCTGTTACATTGGCAGTAGCAATTATACTATCAGGAGTTGTTGCTTTAACACTCACCCCAGCACTTTGTACACTCATACTCAAAGACACACACCATCAGAAAGACACTAAAAAAACATTGATTTCCAGATTTATAGATGGATTCAATAATAGGTATAACAGGATGTCAATTAGGTACAGAAAGCTAATCGGACTCATAGTAAACAGAAGGTTAATTACTTTTGGCATCCTGATTACCTTCTGTATTGCTACTTTCGGTATTAGTTCTTTTGTTCCAGGAGGATTTATTCCTAATGAAGATCAAGGTATACTTTATGCCAATGTTTTAACTCCTCCCGGTGCAACAGTAGAAAGGACTCAGGAAGTTGTAGATCAAGTTCAAGAAGAAGCGAATAAGCTTGATGCAGTTCAATCTGTTTCAACCTTGGCAGGTAATAACCTATTCTCAGATGGTACAGGTTCTCCTTATGGAACCGTGCTTATCAATTTAAAAGATTGGAACGACAGAAAGGAATCTGTTGCAGAAATTTCTAAAATAATGAAAGCACGCACCAGTCATATTAAAGGGGCAAGTATCGATTTTGTTTCGCCTCCGGCTGTACCGGGTTATGGAAATGCAGGTGGATTTGAATTTAGGTTTTTAGGTAGAGCAGGCAACGACGACCTCAAGAAAATGGAAGTGGTGATGAAAGATTTCATTACTGAATTAGAAAAAAGGCCAGAGATACAAAATGCTTTTTCACTTTTCGATAATAACTATCCACAGTATTTACTGCATGTAGACTACGACAAAGCAGCTCAGAAAGGCGTATCTGTAAACAATGCAATGGGTACTTTACAAACTTTATTGGGTAGTGAGTGGGCATCAGACTTTATTAGATATGGTAAAACCTATCGCGTAATGGTGCAGGCACATCCAAGTTACAGAGCTTTGCCAGAAGATGTACTTAAGCTGTATGTAAAGAATGATGATGAAGAAATGGTACCTTATTCTGCTTTTATGGAGATTGAAAGAGTATTAGGACCTGAGCAAGTTACCAGATTTAACATGTATACTTCTGCTACAATAAATGGAGACACTTCTCCGGGATTTAGTAGTGGTGATGCCATTAAAGCAATACAAGAAGTGGCGAAAGAAAAATTACCAAACGGATACGATATTGCTTGGTCGGGCATGACCTACGACGAAGTAGCCATTGGAAACCAGAGTGTATATATTTTCATTATTTGTTTGTTGTTTGTGTACTTGTTGCTGTGCGCACAATACGAAAGCTTTCTACTTCCATTACCTGTAATACTTTCGTTGCCAGTTGGAGTTTTTGGCGCTTTCTTCTTGCTATTTGTATTTGGCTTAGAAAACAACATTTATGCACAAGTTGCTTTAGTTATGCTCATAGGCATGTTGGGTAAAAACGCCATTCTTATTGTGGAGTTTGGAATTCAAAAACAACAAGAAGGCTTTACTCCATTAGAAGCAGCGATAGAAGGAGCCGCATCCAGATTGCGACCTATCTTAATGACTTCTTTTGCTTTTACAGCAGGTTTAATTCCGTTAATGTTTGCTTCGGGAGCAGGTGCAATTGGAAACAAAACAATAGGAACAGCAGCAGCAGGAGGGATGTTATTCGGAACTATTTTCGGTGTAATTGTTATCCCCGGATTGTATTACATGTTTGCTTCTCTCGCATTTAAACAAAACAATGAAATTGAGGGTAATCACACACTCGAAATTAATCAATCAAATTAA
- a CDS encoding TolC family protein, producing MPAAYATSINSNTDSINITWETCFSDPLLTALIDTALNNNFDVLSMLQRVEAARAEILFAKGRMLPTVDAGISAGVIRLGEYSADWAGNEGSQYVNGEMMTQRIPDYYLGFSASWEADIWGKLKNQKKAAYSRYLSSVEGSNWVVTSLIAEISSIYYELLSLDNQLEIIRETIQIQENALEIVKIQKRTGTANELAVKQFEGQLLNTKNMERALYKEIISTENIINFLLGRFPQPIERSPALFSNEFPEGLAPGIPSTLLQRRPDIREAEFELMAAKADVASAKAAFLPSLNVTGDIGFNAFDPSYLIRTPESIAYGLLGGLTAPLINRSAIKAEFKQANAYQLDALYNYHKTILNGYVEVANEMVNLDNLDEMYAFKSEEVEALNQSIDISTRLFRTGRANYLEVLLAQQNALEAKLDLIDTRKQQYLALTKIYKALGGGWYK from the coding sequence ATGCCAGCAGCATATGCTACATCAATTAATTCAAATACCGATTCAATAAACATCACTTGGGAAACTTGTTTTTCCGATCCTTTACTAACTGCCCTTATTGATACCGCTCTAAACAACAATTTTGATGTTTTGAGCATGTTGCAAAGAGTTGAAGCTGCCCGTGCTGAAATACTCTTTGCAAAAGGGCGAATGTTGCCAACAGTAGATGCTGGAATTTCTGCAGGAGTTATCAGATTGGGCGAGTACTCAGCAGATTGGGCAGGCAACGAAGGTAGCCAGTATGTAAACGGTGAGATGATGACACAGAGAATTCCTGATTATTATTTAGGATTTTCTGCATCTTGGGAAGCCGATATTTGGGGAAAACTTAAAAATCAGAAAAAAGCGGCATATTCAAGATATTTATCAAGTGTAGAAGGTAGCAATTGGGTAGTTACCAGTTTAATTGCTGAAATTTCTAGTATTTATTACGAATTACTTTCATTAGATAATCAACTAGAAATTATTCGTGAAACCATACAGATTCAAGAGAATGCACTGGAAATTGTAAAGATTCAGAAAAGAACTGGTACGGCCAATGAGTTGGCTGTAAAGCAATTTGAAGGTCAGTTGTTAAATACAAAGAATATGGAAAGAGCTTTGTATAAAGAAATCATTAGCACAGAAAATATTATCAACTTTCTGTTAGGTAGATTTCCGCAGCCAATAGAGCGATCACCCGCTTTATTTTCAAATGAGTTTCCCGAAGGTTTAGCCCCAGGTATTCCTTCTACTTTGTTGCAACGCAGGCCAGATATTAGAGAAGCAGAATTTGAGTTAATGGCAGCAAAAGCAGATGTAGCTTCTGCTAAAGCAGCATTTTTGCCATCACTAAATGTTACTGGTGATATAGGATTTAATGCTTTCGATCCTTCTTATCTCATTAGAACGCCAGAGTCAATTGCATATGGTTTACTGGGAGGTTTAACGGCTCCCTTAATTAATAGAAGTGCAATTAAAGCAGAGTTTAAGCAGGCTAATGCTTACCAATTAGATGCTTTATATAACTATCACAAAACGATATTGAATGGTTATGTTGAGGTGGCAAACGAAATGGTAAATCTTGATAACCTAGATGAAATGTATGCTTTTAAAAGTGAAGAAGTTGAAGCGCTTAATCAATCAATTGATATTTCTACCAGATTATTTAGAACAGGTAGAGCCAATTATTTGGAAGTATTATTGGCACAACAAAATGCCTTAGAAGCCAAATTGGATTTAATAGATACAAGAAAGCAGCAATATTTAGCACTTACCAAAATCTATAAAGCATTAGGTGGAGGTTGGTATAAGTAA
- a CDS encoding RNA polymerase sigma factor has protein sequence MKSENLIDINDQGLWDQLKNGSEKALEIIYQQNYQILFSFGYKFISDKSTVKDEIQELFTNLWKNHHKLSKVEKIRPYLLKALYNSLIKKKQKSSKEVVIQDYNEFKYEVIFSIEQNIIEQEESEGRLKKIQEGLNLLSKREREIIYLFFYEGYNYNQIEDITGLKYQSIKNLMHRAIQRLKNVIYLASLLLISQLIWQITSPFI, from the coding sequence ATGAAAAGTGAAAATTTGATAGATATTAACGATCAAGGTCTGTGGGATCAATTAAAAAATGGAAGTGAAAAGGCCTTAGAGATTATCTATCAACAAAATTATCAGATACTCTTTAGTTTTGGTTATAAATTTATTTCTGATAAGAGTACTGTTAAAGATGAAATACAAGAGTTATTTACCAACCTTTGGAAAAATCATCATAAACTGAGCAAGGTAGAAAAGATAAGACCATATCTTTTAAAAGCCTTATATAATTCGTTGATTAAGAAAAAACAAAAGAGTTCTAAGGAAGTGGTTATACAAGACTATAATGAATTCAAATATGAGGTTATATTTTCTATAGAGCAGAATATAATTGAACAAGAAGAGAGTGAAGGAAGATTAAAGAAAATACAGGAAGGATTAAATCTATTATCGAAAAGAGAGAGGGAAATTATTTACTTATTTTTTTATGAGGGTTATAACTATAATCAAATAGAAGATATTACGGGATTAAAATATCAAAGTATAAAAAACTTAATGCATAGGGCCATTCAACGATTAAAGAATGTAATTTATTTAGCGTCTCTTTTGCTTATATCGCAATTAATTTGGCAGATTACATCTCCTTTTATTTAA
- a CDS encoding FecR family protein, which yields MDYKSFDIEDFMTDQSFLNYYLGANPADVKFWVEWLKINPEKAEIIAQAKYKLDIIYNKLPDNEYDEEYAKFKKNISLIKPYKNIDDTVIREMPGWRSYSRLVAGLSLLIVFSLLYYTWQSQNSTESLSESELPKSNMIEKYANKGQKNTIVLKDGSKIKLNSGSKIRFPENFEEDKREVFLEGEAYFEVEHNASQPFIVNSGGIRTKVLGTSFNIKNIESHNKVEIALVTGKVEIVKNASHEKVTLSPNELLEVDNETNDMSKRSFEPSKELGWKDGIIQFKEAKTDEITEVLENWYDTKIVIKNTPSNKGFTGEFDNESLETVLQGLSFSIGFNYKLEGNTVIIY from the coding sequence ATGGATTATAAAAGTTTCGATATAGAGGATTTCATGACAGATCAGTCATTTTTAAATTATTATTTAGGTGCAAATCCAGCAGATGTTAAATTTTGGGTAGAATGGTTAAAAATAAATCCAGAGAAAGCTGAAATAATAGCTCAAGCAAAATATAAATTAGATATTATATATAATAAACTACCTGATAATGAATATGATGAGGAGTATGCTAAATTTAAAAAAAATATTAGCTTAATAAAGCCTTATAAAAATATCGATGATACAGTAATTAGGGAAATGCCTGGTTGGAGATCTTATTCTAGATTAGTTGCAGGTTTATCTTTGCTAATAGTGTTTAGTCTTTTGTATTATACTTGGCAATCTCAAAACTCAACTGAAAGTTTGTCGGAGTCTGAATTACCTAAAAGCAATATGATTGAGAAGTATGCGAATAAAGGGCAGAAAAATACAATTGTATTAAAAGATGGCTCTAAAATTAAATTAAATTCGGGTAGTAAAATCAGGTTCCCAGAGAATTTTGAAGAGGATAAAAGAGAGGTGTTTTTAGAAGGAGAAGCTTATTTTGAGGTTGAGCATAATGCTTCCCAACCATTCATTGTAAATAGTGGAGGAATTAGAACTAAGGTACTTGGCACATCATTTAATATCAAAAATATTGAGTCTCATAACAAAGTGGAGATTGCATTAGTGACTGGTAAAGTGGAAATTGTAAAAAATGCTTCTCACGAAAAAGTTACATTATCTCCAAATGAACTTTTAGAAGTTGATAATGAAACAAATGATATGTCTAAAAGAAGTTTTGAACCTAGTAAAGAGCTGGGCTGGAAAGACGGTATTATTCAATTTAAAGAAGCAAAAACAGATGAGATCACAGAAGTATTAGAAAATTGGTACGATACCAAGATAGTGATTAAAAATACTCCTTCTAATAAAGGTTTTACTGGAGAGTTTGATAATGAAAGCCTAGAAACAGTACTACAAGGGCTAAGCTTTTCAATAGGTTTTAACTACAAATTGGAAGGTAATACTGTGATTATTTATTAA